A stretch of Paludisphaera borealis DNA encodes these proteins:
- a CDS encoding RNA polymerase sigma factor, whose product MATTRLAGDDTEVLLLRHAADGDAVALQKLLGRHRDRLRRMVALRLSSHQAAQIDASDVVREALVEAESKLADYVRDRPMAFYPWLHRLAAERLTLTRRRHMPTEADGGFLNEDDTIVKTAGSRQLLAALRNDDETTPGQAHVLKESHPRTRAALERLNPPDREILVMHYLEELNFSDIAAILGVDETTAKMQHLRALQRIRVLINIRDPEGG is encoded by the coding sequence ATGGCTACGACCCGTCTCGCCGGCGACGACACCGAGGTCCTCCTCCTCCGCCACGCCGCGGACGGGGATGCGGTCGCATTGCAAAAACTCCTGGGACGGCATCGGGATCGGTTGAGGCGCATGGTGGCCTTGCGGTTGAGTTCGCACCAGGCGGCGCAGATCGACGCCTCGGACGTCGTCCGGGAGGCGTTGGTCGAAGCCGAGAGCAAGCTGGCCGACTATGTGCGCGATCGGCCGATGGCTTTTTACCCCTGGCTGCACCGGTTGGCCGCCGAGCGGCTGACCTTGACGCGTCGGCGACACATGCCGACCGAGGCCGACGGCGGCTTCCTCAACGAAGACGACACCATCGTCAAGACCGCCGGATCGCGCCAGCTCCTGGCCGCCCTCCGGAACGACGACGAGACCACGCCCGGTCAGGCGCACGTCCTGAAGGAGAGCCATCCTCGGACTCGGGCCGCTCTTGAGCGTCTGAATCCGCCCGACCGCGAGATTCTGGTCATGCACTACCTGGAGGAGCTGAATTTCTCCGACATCGCCGCGATTCTGGGCGTCGACGAAACGACGGCCAAGATGCAGCACCTCCGCGCCTTGCAACGGATTCGCGTGCTCATCAACATCCGCGACCCCGAGGGCGGATGA